Proteins from a genomic interval of Watersipora subatra chromosome 10, tzWatSuba1.1, whole genome shotgun sequence:
- the LOC137407178 gene encoding dentin sialophosphoprotein-like, producing the protein MSFQNFEVLDQGGSDIGFCSSPLNWKYTLDGLLMNKESHERQSTFMTIANIKEMDPPDHIPAAQLQSSSKPPSSQPCQDDSDEKEGMDLPEAESESDPYVEGVMDLPKPESESDSKSTDSVAKEASTDDLDIKEKQTSTGDSDDVARQASTGDSGAVARQNSTSDADAVAKQASTGDSDAVARQASADDSGDVARQASTGDSDAIAKQASIGNSDDVARQASTSDSGAVARQDSTSDADAVAKQASTGDSNAVARQASADDSGDVARQASTGDSDVIAKQASIGDSDDVARQASTGDSDAAEKQTSTNDSDAVAEQPNTDDSGDVARQSSTGDSDVIARQNSTGDSHDQKKLAQVPQML; encoded by the exons atgtccttccagaactttgaagtgctagatcagGGAGGCTCTGACATTGGcttctgcagttcacctttgaactggaaatacactttagatggattattgatgaaca AAGAGTCACATGAGCGACAGTCAACTTTCATGACTATAGCTAACATCAAAGAGATGGATCCACCAGATCATATTCCAGCAGCACAGTTACAGAGCAGCTCCAAGCCTCCAA GTAGTCAACCTTGCCAAGATGACTCAGATGAGAAAGAAGGGATGGATTTACCAGAAGCAGAGTCTGAGAGTGACCCATATGTTGAAGGAGTGATGGATTTACCAAAACCTGAGTCTGAGAGTGACTCAAAGTCTACag ATTCTGTTGCAAAAGAAGCTAGTACAGATGACTTAGACATTAAAGAAAAGCAAACTAGCACAGGTGACTCAGACGATGTAGCAAGACAAGCTAGCACTGGTGACTCAGGTGCTGTAGCAAGACAAAATAGCACAAGTGACGCAGATGCTGTAGCCAAACAAGCTAGCACAGGTGACTCGGATGCTGTGGCAAGGCAAGCTAGCGCAGATGACTCAGGCGATGTAGCAAGGCAAGCTAGCACAGGTGACTCTGATGCTATAGCCAAACAAGCTAGTATAGGTAACTCCGACGATGTAGCAAGACAAGCTAGCACTAGTGACTCAGGTGCTGTAGCAAGACAAGATAGCACAAGTGACGCAGATGCTGTAGCCAAACAAGCTAGCACAGGTGACTCAAATGCTGTGGCAAGGCAAGCTAGCGCAGATGACTCAGGCGATGTAGCAAGGCAAGCTAGCACAGGTGACTCGGATGTTATAGCCAAACAAGCTAGTATAGGTGACTCCGACGATGTAGCAAGACAAGCTAGCACAGGTGACTCAGATGCTGCAGAAAAACAAACTAGCACAAATGACTCAGATGCTGTAGCAGAACAACCTAACACAGATGACTCAGGGGATGTAGCACGACAATCTAGCACAGGTGACTCAGATGTTATAGCAAGACAAAATAGCACAGGTGACTCTCATGAT CAAAAGAAGCTAGCACAAGTGCCTCAGATGCTGTAG